A window of the Euzebya pacifica genome harbors these coding sequences:
- a CDS encoding hydroxymethylglutaryl-CoA lyase, with amino-acid sequence MPELHVVEVGPRDGLQNEATVLDPATRVAFVSRLVAAGHRRIETVSFVHPERVPQMAGAEEVMAAVPREGPDGRTVSHIGLVLNERGLERAVDAGVDEVNLVAVTTETFNQRNQGAGLDAVLDATARMVDRAGQAGVSSTVTVAAAFGCPFEGEVTTDQVLRVVEAVLPAGPDEIALADTIGVGVPADVHRLVGAVRDVTDVPVRVHLHNTRNTGYANAWAAVEAGVVAIDASAGGFGGCPFAPAATGNIATEDLVYLLGRSGLDVGLAVPDLVEPASWIAEALGADRTPALLGRAGTFPG; translated from the coding sequence ATGCCTGAACTCCATGTCGTGGAAGTCGGGCCGCGAGACGGCCTGCAGAACGAGGCGACCGTGCTGGACCCCGCCACACGCGTGGCGTTCGTGTCACGGCTGGTCGCGGCCGGTCACCGTCGGATCGAGACCGTCAGCTTCGTCCATCCCGAGCGGGTCCCGCAGATGGCGGGAGCAGAGGAGGTCATGGCGGCAGTGCCCCGGGAGGGCCCCGACGGCCGGACCGTCAGCCACATCGGCCTGGTCCTCAACGAGCGGGGCCTGGAACGGGCCGTCGACGCGGGGGTGGACGAGGTCAACCTCGTGGCCGTGACGACCGAGACCTTCAACCAGCGCAACCAGGGGGCCGGCCTCGACGCCGTGCTCGACGCGACGGCACGCATGGTGGACCGGGCGGGACAGGCCGGTGTGTCGTCCACCGTGACCGTCGCCGCGGCCTTCGGCTGCCCGTTCGAGGGCGAGGTCACCACCGACCAGGTCCTCCGCGTCGTCGAGGCCGTCCTGCCTGCTGGCCCGGACGAGATCGCGTTGGCCGACACCATCGGCGTGGGCGTTCCCGCCGACGTCCATCGCCTGGTGGGCGCCGTCCGCGACGTCACCGACGTCCCCGTGCGGGTCCACCTCCACAACACGCGCAACACCGGCTACGCCAACGCGTGGGCTGCCGTGGAGGCCGGGGTCGTCGCCATCGACGCGAGCGCGGGCGGGTTCGGTGGCTGCCCGTTCGCCCCTGCAGCGACGGGCAACATCGCGACCGAGGACCTCGTCTACCTGCTCGGCCGTTCCGGGCTCGACGTCGGCCTCGCGGTCCCGGATCTCGTCGAGCCGGCCAGCTGGATCGCCGAGGCCCTCGGGGCGGACCGCACGCCGGCGCTCCTCGGGCGCGCCGGCACGTTCCCGGGCTGA
- a CDS encoding PLP-dependent aminotransferase family protein gives MAKVLVSQVDAVWLAERLHDWPDGSGPMYQRLAQAIERLVQAGEVQGGARLPAERLLSTELKVSRTTVAGAYELLADRRLVTRRHGSGTYVESVRTETPPPRESVLMRSLERNEIFDGLLDPPRELLDMRSAVIHDSPGLPQRALDAVGADVARAASLQGYVPAGLPALRAAIAARYTALGLPTEPGEVLVTSGAQQALALIAMLHVRPDDEVVTEALTHTGAIDLFVASGARLRTVPVGQQGADVDAIERVLTERPRLLYLIPSIHNPLGSVMPARERRRLASLLDEHPDLVVIADDTLADTYRDRRPPPPLGSYPGAHRVLHTGSLSKLIWGGLRVGWVRGPVPEIRRLARLKALTDLGSSIPSQLLAIRLMEEGEDFADDRRAMIAQRGRTLERALAHRLPSWTFDTPEGGLCLWIRLPGGSARELTMRAARHGVALAAGSIQSPQGHFSDHLRIPYSHSELVLTRAVDRLADAWEQHADPSPICELEDLRVVV, from the coding sequence ATGGCAAAGGTCCTCGTCTCACAGGTGGATGCCGTCTGGTTGGCCGAACGGCTGCATGACTGGCCCGACGGCAGCGGCCCGATGTACCAACGGCTCGCGCAGGCCATCGAACGGCTCGTGCAGGCGGGTGAGGTGCAGGGCGGCGCCCGACTCCCCGCCGAGCGGCTGCTGTCGACGGAGCTGAAGGTGTCGCGCACCACCGTCGCCGGCGCCTACGAGCTGCTCGCCGACCGTCGCCTGGTGACGCGCCGCCACGGCTCGGGCACCTACGTCGAGAGCGTCCGTACCGAGACGCCGCCGCCACGCGAGTCCGTCCTGATGCGCAGCCTCGAACGCAACGAGATCTTCGACGGGCTGCTCGACCCGCCACGTGAGCTGCTCGACATGCGGTCCGCGGTGATCCACGACTCCCCCGGCCTGCCCCAACGTGCGCTGGACGCCGTCGGTGCGGACGTGGCTCGAGCGGCCAGCCTCCAGGGCTACGTGCCCGCCGGGCTGCCGGCCCTGCGGGCGGCCATCGCCGCCCGGTATACCGCCCTCGGCCTGCCGACCGAACCGGGTGAGGTGCTGGTCACCTCCGGTGCGCAGCAGGCCCTGGCCCTGATCGCCATGCTGCACGTGCGCCCCGACGACGAGGTCGTGACCGAGGCGCTGACCCACACCGGTGCCATCGACCTGTTCGTCGCCTCCGGCGCCCGCCTCCGGACCGTGCCCGTGGGCCAGCAGGGCGCCGACGTGGATGCGATCGAACGGGTACTGACCGAGCGTCCGCGGCTGCTGTACCTGATCCCGTCCATCCACAACCCGCTCGGCAGCGTCATGCCGGCGCGCGAGCGGCGGCGGCTGGCGTCGCTGCTCGACGAACACCCCGACCTGGTCGTCATCGCTGACGACACGCTGGCTGACACCTACCGGGACCGGCGCCCGCCGCCCCCGCTGGGCAGCTACCCCGGCGCCCACCGCGTGCTCCACACCGGTTCGTTGTCCAAGCTGATCTGGGGTGGCCTGCGGGTCGGCTGGGTGCGTGGTCCGGTGCCCGAGATCCGCAGGCTCGCCCGGCTCAAGGCCCTCACCGACCTGGGGTCGAGCATCCCCTCGCAGCTGCTGGCCATCCGCCTGATGGAGGAGGGTGAGGACTTCGCCGACGACCGACGGGCGATGATCGCCCAGCGCGGCCGAACCCTGGAGCGGGCGTTGGCCCACCGGTTGCCGTCGTGGACCTTCGACACGCCCGAGGGTGGCCTGTGCCTGTGGATCCGCCTGCCCGGCGGCTCGGCGAGGGAGCTCACCATGCGGGCCGCTCGCCACGGAGTGGCCCTTGCTGCCGGCAGCATCCAGTCACCGCAGGGCCACTTCTCCGACCACCTGCGGATTCCCTACAGCCACTCCGAGCTGGTGCTCACCCGCGCGGTGGACCGCCTGGCCGACGCCTGGGAGCAGCACGCCGACCCCTCCCCCATCTGCGAGCTCGAGGACCTTCGCGTCGTCGTGTGA
- a CDS encoding histidine phosphatase family protein: MPTLYVLRHATTGETRKAFPSSCGREGEDGGVELDLPGHRAARSLAEHLPRADVVWSSWATRAVQTATLAAREPDTQTDDLAEASFGEWEGRTVADVDAETPDVLRGWMADADATPPGGEAFGDVKQRARRVLDRAASVDGTVVAVSHGGFIRALVTEVLGAPSRAAWGLQLAPASVTMLTGDGDPDHWQLTVVGWRPTLPEALG, encoded by the coding sequence GTGCCCACCCTCTACGTGCTGCGACACGCCACCACCGGTGAGACCCGGAAGGCGTTCCCCTCGTCGTGCGGTCGGGAGGGCGAGGACGGCGGTGTGGAGCTGGACCTTCCCGGTCACCGAGCGGCCCGGTCGCTGGCGGAGCACCTGCCACGTGCCGACGTCGTCTGGTCGTCGTGGGCGACCAGGGCGGTACAGACCGCCACGCTGGCCGCCCGCGAGCCCGACACGCAGACTGACGACCTTGCCGAGGCGTCGTTCGGTGAGTGGGAGGGCCGGACCGTCGCCGACGTCGACGCCGAGACGCCCGACGTCCTGCGGGGTTGGATGGCCGACGCCGACGCCACCCCTCCCGGTGGTGAGGCCTTCGGCGACGTCAAGCAGCGGGCCCGGCGGGTGCTCGATCGTGCCGCGTCGGTGGACGGGACGGTCGTGGCCGTCTCCCACGGCGGGTTCATCCGTGCGCTCGTCACAGAAGTGCTGGGTGCGCCGAGCCGTGCAGCCTGGGGCCTGCAGCTTGCACCGGCATCGGTGACGATGCTGACCGGCGACGGGGACCCCGACCACTGGCAGCTGACAGTGGTCGGCTGGCGGCCCACCCTGCCGGAGGCACTTGGATGA
- a CDS encoding bifunctional adenosylcobinamide kinase/adenosylcobinamide-phosphate guanylyltransferase — protein MTAELILVIGGTRSGKSVVAERLAAEPGDTVTYVATGTVTDPEMDHRVAAHRARRPSTWTTVETADVAAAIAEASGTVLVDSVGTWVQARMDAEDLWEDGDLDGVVSEAGSWADGATGRVVVVAEQVGGGVVATGRGTRRWIDTVGALTQTLSAVADRVVLVVAGRMVDLPAAPVDPPVGPEAAEPGADGVVPPHGDVVAPHSDNAGDDAGVGAPAGERMLAAHGDTMVPEGALDFAVNVWGDRPPAHIRRALGDAAVGRYPNLDETRDVVAGHTGLTRDHVVLLAGAAEAFWLVPHALRPTHAAIVHPTFTAPEAALRACDVRITRVPRDAANGWALRPDRVPDDADLVVVGNPNNPTGTLDEPSAIVSLCRPGRIVLVDEAFMDFVTDNRSSLTGRVDMPGLVVVRSVTKLWAVPGVRAGWLVADPSIAERLRAHQQPWPVSTAALGVISASLSEESWRLDTAAGIARRRTAMVRRLERIPGVTVHDGAANFVLVEVDGGPAVHRALLARGIAVRPSTFPLLPPRCLRVAVRDAAATEQLAQTLEEIL, from the coding sequence ATGACGGCCGAGCTGATCCTCGTCATCGGGGGGACGCGGTCCGGGAAGAGCGTGGTGGCCGAACGACTGGCGGCCGAACCCGGGGACACCGTGACCTATGTCGCCACCGGCACGGTGACCGATCCGGAAATGGATCATCGGGTCGCAGCGCACCGTGCGCGTCGGCCGTCGACGTGGACGACCGTGGAGACCGCCGATGTCGCCGCGGCCATCGCCGAGGCGTCCGGCACGGTGCTCGTGGACTCGGTGGGCACCTGGGTGCAGGCCCGCATGGATGCGGAGGACCTGTGGGAGGACGGTGACCTCGACGGGGTCGTGTCCGAGGCGGGGTCGTGGGCGGACGGGGCGACGGGGCGCGTGGTCGTCGTCGCCGAGCAGGTCGGTGGCGGCGTCGTGGCGACCGGACGGGGGACCCGGCGGTGGATCGACACCGTCGGCGCGCTCACCCAGACGCTGTCGGCCGTTGCCGATCGGGTCGTGCTGGTCGTGGCGGGACGCATGGTCGACCTGCCCGCGGCGCCTGTGGATCCTCCTGTCGGACCGGAGGCGGCGGAACCCGGGGCAGACGGGGTGGTCCCACCTCACGGCGACGTGGTCGCACCTCACAGCGACAACGCCGGGGATGATGCGGGGGTCGGCGCTCCTGCCGGTGAGCGGATGCTCGCGGCCCACGGCGACACCATGGTCCCCGAGGGGGCGCTGGACTTCGCCGTCAACGTCTGGGGCGACCGGCCCCCGGCCCACATCCGCCGAGCGCTTGGCGACGCCGCCGTCGGGCGCTACCCCAACCTCGACGAGACCCGAGACGTCGTCGCCGGCCACACCGGACTGACCCGCGACCACGTGGTGCTGCTGGCCGGGGCCGCCGAGGCGTTCTGGCTGGTCCCGCATGCGCTGCGTCCGACACACGCCGCCATCGTGCATCCCACGTTCACCGCCCCGGAAGCGGCCCTGCGTGCGTGTGACGTACGGATCACCCGTGTGCCCCGCGATGCCGCCAACGGGTGGGCGCTGCGACCCGACCGGGTGCCCGACGACGCCGACCTTGTCGTGGTGGGCAACCCCAACAACCCCACCGGCACGCTGGACGAACCGTCGGCGATCGTGTCGCTCTGCCGGCCCGGGCGGATCGTCCTGGTCGACGAGGCCTTCATGGACTTCGTCACCGACAACCGCTCGTCGCTGACCGGCCGGGTCGACATGCCGGGGCTGGTCGTGGTGCGGTCGGTGACCAAGCTGTGGGCCGTTCCGGGCGTGCGTGCCGGGTGGCTCGTCGCCGACCCGTCCATCGCCGAGCGGTTGCGCGCGCATCAGCAGCCCTGGCCCGTGTCGACAGCGGCGCTCGGTGTCATCAGCGCGTCGTTGTCGGAGGAGTCGTGGCGGCTGGACACCGCAGCCGGCATCGCCCGGCGACGGACGGCGATGGTGCGTCGGCTGGAGCGGATCCCCGGCGTGACCGTCCACGATGGCGCGGCGAACTTCGTGCTCGTCGAGGTAGACGGTGGCCCTGCCGTCCACCGTGCGCTGCTGGCCCGTGGGATCGCCGTCCGCCCCTCCACCTTTCCCCTGCTGCCCCCGCGTTGCCTGCGTGTCGCTGTCCGCGACGCAGCGGCCACCGAGCAGCTCGCCCAGACCCTCGAGGAGATCCTGTGA
- the cobT gene encoding nicotinate-nucleotide--dimethylbenzimidazole phosphoribosyltransferase: protein MTAADRVRALVDAVGEVDEGARAGAVARWDALAKPPGSLGRVEAVGARLAAMAGEEVPPVPASPGLIVCAADHGVHAQGVTPWPQAITTAMVEVIADGKASCSALARTVGASVVTLDVGCAVEPRPREGLTSARVAAGTADLSVGPAMTADEVVLAVLAGATAAGQMLDDGVDLLVLGDMGLSNTTASAALIAAFTGASAEEVTGAGAGADADTLARKQSIVRGAVGRLPSGAAPLEVLAAVGGLEHAALVGAILVGAGRRVPVLLDGVITDAAALCAAALAPACVGYMIAGHLSTEPGAGVALRHLELDALLDLDLRLGEGTGALLAVPIVQAAARALAETALISELTPG, encoded by the coding sequence GTGACCGCCGCCGATCGTGTTCGAGCCCTCGTCGATGCCGTGGGGGAGGTGGACGAGGGTGCCCGAGCGGGTGCCGTCGCCCGCTGGGACGCCCTGGCCAAGCCGCCGGGCAGCCTCGGACGGGTGGAGGCCGTCGGGGCGCGGCTGGCGGCGATGGCGGGGGAGGAGGTGCCGCCCGTCCCGGCTTCGCCCGGCCTCATCGTGTGCGCCGCCGACCACGGGGTGCATGCGCAGGGGGTGACCCCGTGGCCGCAGGCGATCACCACGGCGATGGTCGAGGTCATCGCCGACGGCAAGGCGTCGTGCAGCGCGCTGGCCCGGACCGTCGGCGCGTCGGTCGTGACGCTGGATGTCGGCTGTGCGGTCGAACCCCGTCCGCGGGAGGGGCTGACGTCGGCGCGTGTGGCGGCGGGGACCGCTGACCTGTCGGTCGGGCCGGCGATGACGGCGGACGAGGTCGTGCTGGCCGTACTGGCGGGGGCCACCGCGGCAGGGCAGATGCTGGACGACGGGGTCGACCTGCTCGTGCTCGGTGACATGGGGCTGTCCAACACGACAGCATCCGCGGCGCTGATCGCGGCGTTCACCGGTGCGTCGGCGGAGGAGGTCACCGGTGCGGGTGCGGGCGCGGATGCCGACACCCTTGCGCGCAAGCAGTCGATCGTGAGGGGTGCCGTCGGGCGGTTGCCGTCGGGGGCTGCGCCGCTTGAGGTGCTTGCCGCTGTGGGCGGGCTCGAGCATGCAGCGCTGGTCGGCGCGATCTTGGTGGGGGCGGGCCGTCGGGTGCCGGTGCTGCTGGACGGGGTGATCACGGATGCCGCGGCACTGTGCGCGGCGGCCCTCGCGCCTGCGTGCGTCGGCTACATGATCGCCGGCCACCTGTCGACGGAGCCGGGTGCGGGAGTGGCCCTTCGCCACCTCGAGCTGGACGCGCTGCTTGACCTGGACCTGCGGCTGGGGGAGGGGACCGGCGCCTTGCTGGCCGTCCCGATCGTGCAGGCCGCGGCGCGTGCACTCGCCGAGACCGCGCTGATCAGTGAGCTGACCCCGGGCTAG
- a CDS encoding HNH endonuclease signature motif containing protein has protein sequence MKVELDRAPGGGSSTGVGVLDPFDSAVSLLREVDRLMARLLRCIQQAGGVSRDGLPARRLIGLAADVTGAEAAFLERCVQTLSAMPETWQAFDQGCLSWSQVRAIVMATRDLSVAQRQTLDDQLAAAVGTARDVEPDRIGEITADLAWRIDRTAVDTAAATAPDHASAVCQPSFDGWGDWYIHADPELNAVLGQAMNAAANRPTSAQAPAGHDHHLDNPNDAVGDDDLTADVSDDDVARDDEGTPIPKTYRDTRPRRVQLAEGLYRALSEWLATPAPGRPARPRLSAIVDVKDLLDDPDSHGPDGRATAQLLWQTAGGSTRISQVTAQAWACDATMVPIITDGTLVMAAGRGDTPVTKPLRDALDARDQGCRFPGCRAPARWTDAHHVIPRPGPTDTTNMVLLCRRCHLRVHAPGWTQTLQPDGTYIVTHGRTRLVSRPPLRPTQARPS, from the coding sequence ATGAAGGTCGAGCTGGATCGAGCGCCGGGTGGAGGGTCCTCCACCGGTGTCGGTGTGCTCGATCCGTTCGACTCGGCTGTCTCGTTGCTGCGCGAGGTCGACCGGCTGATGGCCCGGTTGCTGCGCTGCATCCAGCAGGCCGGTGGGGTGTCCAGGGATGGCCTGCCCGCCCGTCGACTGATCGGCCTCGCCGCCGACGTGACCGGTGCCGAAGCCGCATTCCTCGAGCGGTGTGTGCAGACGCTGTCGGCGATGCCCGAGACCTGGCAGGCCTTCGACCAGGGCTGCCTGTCGTGGTCACAGGTCCGCGCCATCGTCATGGCGACTCGTGACCTGTCCGTCGCCCAACGACAGACCCTCGACGACCAGCTCGCCGCCGCCGTCGGTACCGCCCGCGACGTCGAACCCGACCGGATCGGCGAGATCACCGCCGACCTCGCCTGGCGCATCGACCGCACAGCCGTCGACACGGCCGCAGCGACCGCACCCGACCATGCCTCGGCGGTCTGCCAGCCCTCCTTCGACGGCTGGGGCGACTGGTACATCCACGCCGACCCCGAGCTCAACGCCGTCCTCGGCCAGGCCATGAACGCCGCCGCCAACCGACCCACATCCGCACAGGCACCCGCAGGCCACGACCACCACCTCGACAACCCCAACGACGCGGTTGGCGACGACGACCTGACCGCCGACGTGTCAGACGACGACGTTGCCCGCGATGACGAGGGCACGCCGATCCCCAAGACGTACCGGGACACCCGACCACGACGGGTCCAGCTCGCCGAAGGGCTGTACCGGGCCCTGAGCGAGTGGCTCGCCACCCCCGCCCCCGGACGGCCAGCCCGACCCCGACTGTCGGCCATCGTCGACGTCAAGGACCTCCTCGACGACCCCGACAGTCACGGCCCGGATGGCCGGGCGACGGCGCAGTTGTTGTGGCAGACCGCCGGCGGATCCACCCGCATCAGCCAGGTCACCGCCCAGGCTTGGGCGTGTGACGCCACCATGGTGCCGATCATCACCGACGGCACGTTGGTGATGGCCGCCGGACGGGGTGACACGCCGGTCACCAAACCCCTGCGTGATGCCCTTGATGCCAGGGATCAGGGCTGCCGGTTCCCGGGCTGTCGTGCGCCGGCACGGTGGACCGATGCCCACCATGTGATCCCACGGCCCGGCCCGACCGACACCACCAACATGGTGCTGCTGTGTCGCCGCTGCCACCTGCGGGTCCATGCCCCCGGCTGGACCCAGACCCTCCAGCCCGACGGCACCTACATCGTCACCCACGGCCGCACCCGCCTGGTCTCCCGACCGCCGCTGCGACCGACCCAAGCAAGACCGAGCTGA
- a CDS encoding S41 family peptidase: protein MVAPADYLRHPAVHGDTLLVVADDDIWIADLGGGRAHRVTDGRTAASHPLPSPDGTWLAFTSREESHPEVYRMPLEGGPHDRWTHLGASISVPRAWRGEDRLVLATNARLPFVRDSQLMEVGGDGAPEPRPLGWGTAHEVAFGDDGRVLLGRNTTNQGRWKRYRGGTAGHLWLDGDGSGTFERLLPDLSGDISSPMLIGDRVWFVSDHDGVGNIHSCDLDGGDLRRHTDHHDFYARFAHTDGTTIVYTAGGDVWRLDPFADAGPERVDLRLGSPRTERSRRFVDPSRWLQSYAVHPKGTHVAMRVRGRPFSMPLYDGPVVQHGARDGVNHRLVDWLPDGERLVLLADTDGEERLEVHAPDGTVTRFDDVEVGVPLDLVVSPLDDLVALVDQGGRLRVVDLSDGSVTEVASSVYGVDHPRWSPDGRWLAWSHRESNWYTASIRIWHREDGTEAVVAEGRHANRAPAWDPSGKFLYWIASTRLSPVPDGVRFDHGFPMPDLVVAAVLTEDGQAPMDHDPHAPGQRPGGKKRPKPPPLPSPARGSDEDEPTPVPPVDPDDPSAPDGPSDPDDAGQGDRDPDAVGSEESGADDPGAGDQDPTDPLGLKTDDKKTPPPMRLDVEGLSERVVTLPFPTGRYRAVTGLRGKVMAMGMPLRPQPLVPRPPNDRPPMAQLEVLDLMTGKHEVQIPSVSSYAVSEDRSTLVYSVKRRLRAVRAGVKPPEGPGSDGPPRVSGWLQLGRLSVEVSPPAEWRQILAEAWRLQRELFWHAEMSGVDWDAVRDRYLSLVDRIATRAELSDLIWEMLGELGTGHAYERGGDHPSAPQAPLGHLGADVEFGEEGWTVGRVLVGDPTDRSRRMPLRAPGVRVSEGARLLAVDGVPVDESTSPASLLVNRAGKEVSLRVADPDERTVRVRPLSAETPLRYADWVAGNRARVAERSDGRIGYVHIPDMGAGGYAEFTDQYLATMHCEALVVDVRFNGGGNVSSLILETLSGRRIGYQLRRTGALEPYPHHAPAGPLVAVTNERCGSDGDIFTHAWKRLELGPVVGTRTWGGVIGIQPRNPSVDGTVTTQPGFAFWFDDVGFGVENYGTDPTHPVEIAPHDAAAGLDPQLDTAIDLALEALEDQGPPELPDVGTAPMLTRPDLPPR, encoded by the coding sequence ATGGTTGCCCCCGCTGACTACCTCCGTCACCCGGCCGTTCACGGCGACACCCTGCTGGTCGTTGCCGACGACGACATCTGGATCGCCGACCTCGGCGGAGGTCGTGCCCATCGGGTGACCGACGGGCGCACGGCGGCAAGCCACCCCCTGCCCTCGCCGGACGGGACCTGGCTGGCCTTCACCTCGCGGGAGGAGAGCCACCCCGAGGTCTACCGGATGCCGCTGGAGGGCGGGCCGCACGACCGCTGGACCCACCTCGGCGCCAGCATCAGCGTGCCTCGGGCCTGGCGTGGCGAGGACCGGCTGGTCCTGGCGACCAACGCCCGCCTGCCGTTCGTTCGCGACAGCCAGCTGATGGAGGTCGGCGGCGACGGCGCGCCCGAGCCCCGTCCGCTGGGTTGGGGCACTGCCCACGAGGTGGCCTTCGGTGACGACGGTCGGGTGCTGCTCGGGCGGAACACCACCAACCAGGGGCGCTGGAAGCGGTACCGCGGCGGCACCGCCGGCCACCTGTGGCTGGACGGTGACGGGTCCGGGACCTTCGAGCGGCTGCTGCCCGACCTGTCGGGCGACATCTCCTCCCCCATGCTGATCGGTGATCGGGTCTGGTTCGTCTCCGACCACGACGGCGTCGGCAACATCCACTCGTGCGACCTCGACGGCGGTGACCTGCGTCGCCACACCGACCACCACGACTTCTACGCCCGCTTCGCCCATACCGACGGCACGACGATCGTCTACACCGCCGGTGGGGACGTGTGGCGGCTGGATCCGTTCGCCGATGCCGGCCCCGAGCGCGTCGACCTGCGGCTGGGCTCGCCCCGTACCGAGCGGTCGCGTCGCTTCGTCGACCCGTCGCGCTGGCTGCAGTCCTACGCCGTCCACCCCAAGGGCACCCACGTCGCCATGCGGGTGCGGGGCCGCCCGTTCTCCATGCCGCTCTACGACGGGCCCGTCGTGCAGCACGGCGCCCGGGACGGCGTGAACCACCGGCTGGTCGACTGGCTGCCCGACGGCGAGCGGCTGGTGCTGCTGGCCGACACCGACGGCGAGGAGCGGCTGGAGGTCCACGCGCCCGACGGGACGGTGACCCGGTTCGACGACGTCGAGGTGGGGGTGCCGCTGGACCTGGTCGTCTCGCCGCTGGATGACCTGGTGGCCCTGGTCGACCAGGGCGGTCGCCTGCGTGTCGTCGACCTGTCGGATGGTTCGGTGACCGAGGTGGCGTCGTCGGTGTACGGCGTGGACCACCCGCGCTGGTCGCCCGACGGGCGCTGGCTGGCCTGGTCGCACCGGGAGAGCAACTGGTACACCGCGTCGATCCGGATCTGGCATCGCGAGGACGGCACCGAGGCGGTCGTGGCCGAGGGACGGCACGCCAACCGTGCGCCCGCCTGGGACCCCTCCGGCAAGTTCCTGTACTGGATCGCGAGCACCCGCCTGTCGCCCGTGCCCGACGGGGTGCGGTTCGACCACGGGTTCCCCATGCCCGACCTGGTCGTCGCGGCCGTGCTGACCGAGGACGGTCAGGCGCCGATGGACCACGACCCCCATGCGCCCGGTCAGCGTCCCGGCGGCAAGAAGCGCCCGAAGCCCCCGCCCCTCCCCTCCCCCGCTCGAGGGTCCGACGAGGACGAGCCCACGCCGGTGCCGCCGGTGGACCCAGACGATCCTTCTGCGCCCGATGGCCCGTCTGATCCCGATGACGCTGGACAGGGCGACAGAGATCCGGATGCGGTCGGCTCGGAGGAATCCGGGGCTGATGACCCGGGCGCCGGTGACCAGGACCCGACGGACCCGCTCGGCCTGAAGACCGACGACAAGAAGACGCCGCCGCCGATGCGCCTGGACGTCGAGGGGTTGTCGGAGCGTGTCGTGACGCTGCCGTTCCCCACCGGCCGGTACCGCGCGGTCACGGGGCTGCGCGGCAAGGTCATGGCGATGGGCATGCCGTTGCGTCCCCAGCCGCTGGTGCCCCGGCCGCCGAACGACCGGCCGCCGATGGCCCAGCTCGAGGTGCTGGACCTGATGACCGGCAAGCACGAGGTGCAGATCCCGTCGGTGTCGTCCTACGCGGTATCGGAGGACCGGTCGACGCTGGTCTACTCGGTGAAGCGTCGCCTGCGGGCCGTGCGGGCTGGCGTGAAGCCGCCCGAGGGACCGGGATCCGACGGGCCGCCGCGCGTGTCGGGCTGGCTGCAGCTGGGACGGTTGTCGGTCGAGGTGTCGCCGCCCGCGGAGTGGCGTCAGATCCTGGCCGAGGCGTGGCGGCTGCAGCGCGAGCTGTTCTGGCACGCCGAGATGTCGGGGGTCGACTGGGATGCGGTTCGTGACCGCTACCTGTCGTTGGTCGATCGCATCGCCACCCGGGCCGAGCTGTCGGACCTGATCTGGGAGATGCTCGGCGAGCTCGGGACCGGGCACGCCTACGAACGCGGCGGCGACCACCCCTCAGCGCCCCAGGCGCCGCTCGGGCACCTGGGCGCGGACGTCGAGTTCGGCGAGGAGGGGTGGACCGTCGGTCGAGTGCTCGTCGGTGACCCCACGGACCGGTCGCGGCGGATGCCCCTGCGGGCGCCGGGTGTGCGGGTGTCGGAGGGCGCGCGGCTGCTCGCGGTCGACGGCGTGCCCGTCGACGAGTCCACGTCGCCGGCGAGCCTGCTGGTCAACCGGGCGGGCAAGGAGGTGTCGTTGCGGGTGGCCGATCCCGACGAGCGGACGGTACGCGTGCGTCCGCTGTCGGCGGAGACGCCCCTGCGGTACGCCGACTGGGTGGCCGGGAACCGGGCGCGGGTGGCCGAGCGGTCCGATGGGCGGATCGGGTACGTCCACATCCCCGACATGGGCGCGGGGGGGTACGCGGAGTTCACCGACCAGTACCTGGCGACCATGCACTGCGAGGCGCTGGTCGTCGACGTGCGGTTCAACGGTGGCGGGAACGTCTCGTCGTTGATCCTGGAGACGCTGAGCGGGCGGCGGATCGGCTACCAGCTGCGCCGGACGGGGGCGCTGGAGCCCTATCCCCACCACGCCCCCGCGGGCCCGCTCGTGGCGGTGACCAACGAGCGGTGCGGGTCGGATGGCGACATCTTCACCCATGCATGGAAGCGGCTGGAGCTGGGTCCGGTCGTCGGGACCCGGACGTGGGGTGGCGTGATCGGCATCCAGCCCCGCAACCCCAGCGTCGACGGGACCGTGACCACCCAGCCCGGCTTCGCCTTCTGGTTCGACGACGTCGGCTTCGGCGTGGAGAACTACGGGACGGACCCGACCCACCCGGTCGAGATCGCCCCCCACGACGCGGCCGCCGGCCTCGACCCCCAGCTGGACACCGCCATCGACCTGGCCCTTGAGGCGCTGGAGGACCAGGGCCCACCGGAGCTGCCCGACGTCGGCACCGCGCCGATGCTGACCAGGCCGGACCTGCCCCCGCGGTAG